CGCGTTATAGAAGCTGTGGAATGCGGAAGCGAGATCAAAAATATAGTTGGTAATCCGGTGCGGCATCCGCTTTTGGGCGGCTTCTCCAACGGCTTGCGGGAACTCGCCGAGCTTTTTCAAAAGATCTGTTTCTTTTTCAGACTGAATAACAGAAAAATCAGCGTTCCGGTCAATTGTTAATCCTTGCTCTTCTCCTTGGCGCAGGATGCTGCAAATCCGGGCATGCGCATATTGAGCATAATAAACCGGGTTTTCATTCGATTGAGAAACAGCTAAATCCAAATCAAAATCCATATGCGTATCCGAGCTTCTCATCGCAAAGAAATAGCGCACAGCATCGAGGCCTACTTCTTCGACAAGTTCACGCATTGTAACTGCTTTTCCTGTCCGTTTACTCATTTTCATTTTTTCACCGTTCTTGTATAGGTGAACGAGCTGGATGATTTCCACTTCAAGAGCGTCACGGTCATAGCCGAGCGCCTCAATGGCGGCTTTCATGCGCGGGATATAGCCGTGATGGTCCGCGCCCCAGATGTTAATCAATTTTTCAAAGCCGCGCTCAAGCTTATCTTTATGGTATGCGATATCAGGAGTTAAATACGTGTACGAGCCGTCCTGTTTGATTAATACTCTGTCTTTGTCATCGCCAAGTTCTGTCGAACGGAACCATGTAGCTCCATCCTTTTCATAAATATGGCCGTTGTCTTTAAGCAATTTAAGTGCTTCATCAATTTTTCCGTTATGATAAAGAGAAGTTTCCGAATACCATACATCGAATTTTACGCGGAAATTCTCTAAATCATTTTTTAATTTCTCCATTTCGTACTTCAATCCGTATTCACGGAAAAAGTCAAAACGCTCTTTTTCATCGGCATTTACATAC
The window above is part of the Bacillus methanolicus genome. Proteins encoded here:
- the argS gene encoding arginine--tRNA ligase; the encoded protein is MNIVEQVQSKLKEEIKAAVLKANLAAPDEIPEVILEVPKEKSHGDYSTNMAMQLARIAKKAPRMIAEQLVSHFDRSKASIEKIEIAGPGFINFYMNNSYLTDLIPTILEKGDAYGETTVGGNQKILVEFVSANPTGDLHLGHARGAAVGDSLCNILDKAGYDVSREYYINDAGNQINNLARSVEARYFQALGIEKDMPEDGYYGEDIVEIGKKLAEEFGDKYVNADEKERFDFFREYGLKYEMEKLKNDLENFRVKFDVWYSETSLYHNGKIDEALKLLKDNGHIYEKDGATWFRSTELGDDKDRVLIKQDGSYTYLTPDIAYHKDKLERGFEKLINIWGADHHGYIPRMKAAIEALGYDRDALEVEIIQLVHLYKNGEKMKMSKRTGKAVTMRELVEEVGLDAVRYFFAMRSSDTHMDFDLDLAVSQSNENPVYYAQYAHARICSILRQGEEQGLTIDRNADFSVIQSEKETDLLKKLGEFPQAVGEAAQKRMPHRITNYIFDLASAFHSFYNAEKVLDTENETTTKARLALVKAVQITLKNALALIGVSAPEKM